The following proteins are encoded in a genomic region of Xanthomonas citri pv. mangiferaeindicae:
- a CDS encoding LysR family transcriptional regulator: MPRDFQDVSLASLELFCLAAELESFTAAAHQAALTPAAVSRAIGRLEDRLQVRLFVRTTRRVRLTEAGRAYHVQCQQALGQLAEAERQLSGHQVEPAGLVRISAPTTFGHHCLLPALPAFRARYPQVRVDVQLSNRNIDFTADGFDLAVRGREQADSGLIARRLLDAELVVVATPDYLGQHGEPATVDDLQRHDCIQFILPSSGQRVPWRLRVGGVERDVATAGGCTCTDDILGVVTLAQAGAGLAQVYRFTVEQALARGALVEVMQAYGGASRPFSLIHPSNRHMPLRVRVLADFLAAWLRDRARGGSRPHVPD; the protein is encoded by the coding sequence ATGCCGCGCGATTTCCAGGATGTGTCCCTGGCGAGCCTCGAGCTGTTCTGTCTGGCAGCCGAGTTGGAGAGCTTCACCGCAGCCGCGCACCAGGCGGCGCTCACGCCGGCCGCCGTCAGTCGTGCGATCGGCCGTCTTGAAGACCGGCTGCAGGTGCGCTTGTTCGTGCGCACCACACGGCGCGTCCGACTCACCGAGGCCGGCCGCGCCTATCACGTGCAGTGCCAGCAGGCGCTGGGCCAACTGGCGGAGGCAGAGCGGCAACTCTCCGGTCATCAGGTCGAACCCGCGGGTCTGGTGCGCATCAGCGCACCCACCACGTTCGGCCACCATTGCCTGTTGCCCGCGCTACCGGCGTTCCGCGCGCGCTATCCGCAGGTCCGCGTGGATGTGCAGTTGAGCAATCGGAATATCGACTTCACTGCCGATGGCTTCGACCTGGCTGTGCGCGGCCGCGAGCAGGCGGATTCGGGCCTCATCGCCCGCCGGTTGCTGGACGCGGAACTGGTGGTCGTCGCCACGCCTGACTATCTCGGCCAGCATGGCGAACCTGCGACGGTGGACGATCTGCAGCGGCACGACTGCATCCAGTTCATCCTGCCCAGCTCCGGGCAGCGCGTGCCATGGCGACTGCGCGTCGGCGGTGTCGAGCGAGACGTGGCCACCGCCGGGGGATGCACTTGTACCGATGACATCCTGGGCGTGGTCACGCTGGCCCAAGCGGGCGCGGGACTGGCGCAGGTCTATCGTTTCACCGTGGAGCAGGCGCTCGCACGCGGTGCATTGGTGGAAGTGATGCAGGCCTACGGCGGCGCCTCGCGGCCGTTCTCGCTGATCCACCCGAGCAATCGCCACATGCCGTTGCGGGTGCGGGTGCTGGCGGACTTCCTCGCCGCATGGCTGCGGGATCGGGCGCGCGGCGGATCGCGGCCGCATGTGCCCGACTAG
- a CDS encoding peroxiredoxin, which translates to MTIQIGDAIPEVTLKHIQDGVRVIDTPTVFSGKRVVLFAVPGAFTPTCSERHLPGFVEHFETFRSRGIDVVCIAVNDPFVMQAWGDSVGVPDGLQMLSDGNADFVRALGLEMDATAYGMGTRAKRFALYADDGVVRHLFVEAPGEFKVSSAEHVLAQLD; encoded by the coding sequence ATGACCATCCAGATCGGCGACGCCATCCCCGAAGTCACCCTCAAGCACATCCAAGACGGCGTGCGCGTCATCGACACCCCGACCGTCTTCTCCGGCAAGCGCGTGGTGCTGTTCGCCGTCCCCGGCGCATTCACGCCCACCTGCTCCGAACGCCACCTGCCCGGCTTCGTCGAGCACTTCGAGACGTTCCGCAGCCGCGGCATCGATGTGGTCTGCATCGCCGTCAACGACCCGTTCGTGATGCAGGCCTGGGGCGACAGCGTCGGGGTACCGGACGGGCTGCAGATGCTGTCGGACGGCAATGCCGACTTCGTGCGCGCGCTCGGCCTGGAGATGGACGCGACCGCCTACGGCATGGGCACGCGCGCCAAGCGCTTCGCGCTGTACGCCGACGACGGCGTGGTGCGGCATCTGTTCGTCGAGGCCCCGGGCGAGTTCAAGGTGTCCTCGGCCGAGCACGTGCTCGCGCAGCTGGACTGA
- a CDS encoding heat-shock protein produces the protein MRRFFDQFVQGGDAQDESSVVTSQWVPRVDIHEERDRFVILADLPGIDPQDVEIWMDKGILSLKGERRTHASSEPTEDGEGGRSELRFSRIERATGQFHRRFSLPDSADANAITASGQNGVLEISIPKRPETTPRRIQVGAAQDTGTRAVTTQA, from the coding sequence ATGCGGCGGTTCTTCGACCAGTTCGTGCAGGGCGGCGACGCTCAGGACGAATCGTCGGTGGTCACCAGTCAATGGGTCCCGCGCGTGGACATCCACGAAGAGCGCGACCGGTTCGTGATCCTGGCCGACCTGCCGGGCATCGATCCGCAGGATGTCGAGATCTGGATGGACAAGGGCATTCTGAGCCTGAAGGGCGAGCGCCGGACCCATGCCAGCAGCGAGCCGACCGAGGATGGCGAAGGGGGTCGGAGCGAGCTGCGGTTCTCGCGCATCGAACGTGCGACCGGACAGTTCCACCGCCGCTTCTCGCTGCCCGACAGCGCCGATGCCAATGCGATCACCGCGAGCGGACAGAACGGCGTGCTGGAGATCAGCATTCCCAAGCGTCCCGAGACCACCCCGCGACGGATCCAGGTCGGCGCGGCCCAGGACACCGGGACCCGGGCCGTGACGACGCAGGCCTGA
- a CDS encoding cytochrome C biogenesis protein has product MQFKDYYEILGVEPNAGDAEIKTAYRRKARKYHPDVSKEAGAEETFKAINEAYEALRDPEKRKAYDQLRARGYRPGDEVRPPPGGFGGAGAGGVDFDEIFAGGGAGGGFSDFFEELFGRRAGGVGGHGGPGARGHAPRGDTRARLAVPLETVYRGDSVRVPVLGKTFDVRIPKGIRPGQVVRLPRQGQQGGDLLLEIEYAAHPDFEVDGRNIIHSLPIAPWDAALGATLSVATLGGRVELKIPAGSEAGRKLRLRGRGLPGAGGAPAGDQLVELEIQAPPPRTAAQTAAYEALRDAFSGEA; this is encoded by the coding sequence ATGCAGTTCAAGGACTACTACGAGATTCTCGGCGTCGAGCCCAATGCCGGCGATGCGGAGATCAAGACCGCCTATCGCCGCAAGGCGCGCAAGTACCATCCCGACGTCAGCAAGGAGGCCGGCGCCGAAGAGACGTTCAAGGCGATCAACGAGGCCTATGAGGCGCTGCGCGACCCGGAGAAGCGCAAGGCCTACGATCAATTGCGCGCGCGCGGCTATCGTCCCGGAGACGAAGTCCGGCCACCCCCCGGCGGCTTCGGCGGCGCTGGCGCAGGCGGCGTCGACTTCGACGAGATCTTCGCCGGTGGCGGCGCGGGGGGCGGCTTCAGCGACTTCTTCGAAGAACTGTTCGGCCGGCGTGCCGGCGGCGTCGGCGGCCATGGCGGTCCCGGTGCCCGCGGGCATGCGCCGCGCGGCGATACGCGCGCGCGCCTGGCGGTGCCGCTGGAGACGGTCTATCGCGGCGACAGCGTCCGCGTACCGGTGCTCGGCAAGACCTTCGATGTGCGCATCCCCAAAGGCATCCGTCCCGGGCAGGTCGTGCGGCTGCCCAGGCAAGGCCAGCAGGGCGGGGATCTGCTGCTGGAGATCGAGTACGCGGCCCATCCCGACTTCGAGGTCGATGGCCGCAACATCATCCATTCGCTGCCGATCGCCCCGTGGGACGCCGCACTCGGCGCGACTCTGAGCGTGGCGACTCTGGGCGGGCGGGTCGAGCTGAAGATCCCGGCGGGGTCGGAAGCCGGCCGCAAGCTGCGGCTGCGTGGCCGCGGCCTGCCGGGCGCCGGCGGCGCGCCTGCGGGCGATCAACTCGTCGAACTCGAGATCCAGGCGCCGCCGCCGCGCACCGCCGCGCAGACGGCTGCCTACGAGGCACTGCGCGACGCCTTTTCTGGCGAGGCTTGA